The Desulfobotulus mexicanus genome includes a region encoding these proteins:
- a CDS encoding pyridoxal phosphate-dependent aminotransferase, protein MNTEACLSRLTLMALGRESNDYLSKDVDELTMVEALKKQHGLEKVYRFDVGKNIDGFSPLIQDVLETPELLGLITGSLTEYPENSYQRLRRQLSLHHDIPQEWFVFGAGLESVIDHIARAVLDPGDHVLIPVPNFDVFESVSFRMGAALTLMEIPDLHWDGDIIEKLCREMREKTYRLLWISNPVNPTGKFIPQDYIHALLSHASKTGTFVVVDEAYGEYTDRSDAINSASTFLETYQNLMVLRTFSKVHCLPSARVGYMAASSEILRQAVNTYRPMFPFSWFSLYMAQLAVLDTDYVNDIRRRNQERKIRFFERIREKCSGLGAFRFLNSDTNTLMFRHTDLGADALHGLLAEQGFLTANLNRLRGIQNQGFLRMTLHGDEVNEKFLDACRRVAQEGSGL, encoded by the coding sequence ATGAACACAGAGGCCTGCCTTTCCCGGCTCACCCTTATGGCCCTTGGCAGAGAATCCAATGATTATCTGAGCAAGGATGTGGATGAACTTACTATGGTGGAGGCCCTTAAAAAACAGCACGGCCTTGAAAAGGTGTACCGTTTTGACGTTGGAAAAAACATCGACGGTTTTTCTCCGCTGATTCAGGATGTGCTGGAAACCCCGGAGCTGCTCGGTCTTATTACCGGGAGCCTGACGGAATATCCGGAGAACAGTTATCAGCGCCTCCGAAGGCAGCTTTCGCTTCACCATGATATTCCTCAGGAATGGTTTGTCTTTGGAGCCGGTCTGGAGTCCGTCATAGATCACATTGCCAGGGCAGTGCTGGATCCGGGGGATCATGTTTTGATACCTGTTCCCAATTTTGATGTTTTTGAAAGTGTTTCTTTCAGAATGGGGGCTGCCCTTACTTTGATGGAAATTCCAGATCTGCACTGGGATGGTGATATCATTGAAAAACTTTGTCGGGAGATGAGGGAAAAAACATACAGGCTTTTATGGATCAGCAATCCCGTCAATCCCACAGGGAAGTTTATTCCTCAGGATTATATTCATGCCCTTCTTTCCCATGCCTCAAAAACCGGAACCTTTGTGGTGGTGGACGAAGCCTACGGAGAATATACGGACAGGTCGGATGCCATAAACAGTGCCAGCACATTTCTTGAAACATACCAGAATCTGATGGTGCTCCGCACCTTTTCAAAGGTTCACTGCCTGCCCAGTGCAAGGGTCGGGTATATGGCTGCTTCTTCTGAAATCCTCAGGCAGGCCGTCAATACCTATCGTCCCATGTTTCCTTTTTCCTGGTTTTCTCTTTATATGGCCCAACTTGCGGTTCTGGATACGGATTATGTCAATGATATCCGCAGGCGCAATCAGGAGCGGAAAATTCGGTTTTTTGAGCGTATAAGAGAGAAGTGTTCAGGGCTTGGGGCTTTCAGGTTTCTCAACTCAGATACCAATACACTCATGTTCCGTCACACAGATCTCGGAGCGGATGCCCTCCATGGCCTTCTGGCAGAGCAGGGCTTTCTTACGGCTAACCTGAATCGTCTTAGAGGTATTCAGAATCAGGGATTTCTTCGTATGACCCTGCATGGTGATGAGGTGAATGAAAAGTTTCTTGATGCCTGCCGCAGGGTGGCACAGGAGGGCTCCGGGCTTTGA
- the lnt gene encoding apolipoprotein N-acyltransferase produces the protein MGLSLPSGPLFWLPLAALVPFFMALRGCQPARGYALGWAGGSLFWLVSTFWMYSGCRELMGWSVPAALIATLLFVLYQGLPYGLAGLVCGIANRYGKTAGPFFTAGIFTLFIAIWPGLCPGSPAISLYTWTRIIQIADIGGMHFVLFFMFLSNVFLAEILSPSLFKEKIRYCTIFILLLCLVLGYGSLRLNQLRTLEASDPESRISVRTIQPNVPFRADPLNQNPLKSNHRIMGQLTEESSQHLAPPDLILWPEGPGTPACDNLDMKALASLEKISGSPILFTCTEYIYRLKKQESLTNPDGSERLTVIPMRELKAMYNSMALLKNGQIKEFYRKTRLVPFGEATPFGEHLPILRKFIGKPYEFNRGPGPALLSLQDDLQVQPLICFESGFPDISRSGAALGADAFVTVANDGWFVHEKAAELHLGLALFRAVEQRRPMIRGTNTGMGAHIAATGEIIDGTKTPMDQTTFRQASLHVPDVQTPYQLMGNIWLWVLTLILIMTRYSSLNKKTGFV, from the coding sequence TTGGGTTTATCCCTTCCTTCCGGGCCTTTGTTCTGGCTGCCCCTTGCAGCCCTTGTTCCCTTTTTTATGGCCCTTCGGGGATGTCAGCCTGCAAGAGGGTATGCTCTGGGATGGGCAGGCGGCAGCCTCTTCTGGCTGGTTTCCACTTTCTGGATGTATAGCGGTTGCCGTGAACTCATGGGCTGGTCTGTACCCGCAGCACTCATTGCCACCCTGCTCTTTGTTTTATATCAGGGCCTTCCCTACGGACTTGCGGGCCTTGTCTGCGGCATTGCCAACAGATATGGAAAAACCGCAGGCCCTTTTTTCACCGCAGGTATTTTCACCCTTTTCATTGCCATCTGGCCCGGACTCTGCCCCGGCAGTCCTGCCATAAGCCTTTATACATGGACCAGAATCATACAGATTGCAGACATCGGCGGAATGCATTTCGTACTATTTTTCATGTTCCTCTCCAATGTCTTTCTGGCAGAAATCCTGAGTCCTTCACTATTCAAAGAAAAAATACGATATTGCACGATTTTTATTCTTCTGCTTTGCCTTGTGCTGGGCTACGGCAGCCTCCGCCTTAATCAGCTGAGAACCTTAGAGGCCTCAGATCCTGAATCCCGCATAAGTGTCCGCACCATACAGCCCAATGTCCCATTCAGGGCAGACCCTTTAAACCAAAATCCGCTGAAAAGTAACCATCGGATCATGGGGCAGCTCACCGAAGAATCCTCTCAGCATCTGGCACCGCCGGATCTTATTCTCTGGCCGGAAGGCCCCGGTACTCCTGCCTGCGATAACCTGGATATGAAAGCCCTTGCCAGTTTAGAAAAAATCAGCGGCAGCCCCATTCTTTTTACCTGCACAGAATATATTTATCGTTTGAAAAAGCAGGAATCCCTAACAAACCCTGACGGATCGGAAAGGCTTACGGTCATTCCCATGCGGGAACTCAAGGCCATGTATAACAGCATGGCCCTGCTGAAAAACGGACAGATCAAAGAATTTTATCGCAAAACAAGACTGGTTCCCTTTGGAGAAGCCACACCCTTTGGAGAACATTTGCCTATTTTAAGAAAGTTTATTGGAAAACCCTATGAATTCAATCGTGGACCCGGCCCGGCTCTCCTCTCTTTACAAGATGATCTGCAAGTGCAGCCGCTCATCTGCTTTGAAAGCGGTTTTCCGGACATCAGCCGCTCTGGTGCTGCTCTGGGGGCGGATGCCTTTGTCACTGTTGCCAATGACGGCTGGTTTGTGCATGAAAAAGCAGCAGAACTCCACCTTGGCCTGGCTCTTTTCCGGGCTGTGGAACAGCGCCGTCCCATGATCCGTGGCACCAACACGGGTATGGGTGCCCACATTGCTGCCACAGGCGAAATTATAGACGGCACAAAAACTCCCATGGATCAGACTACTTTCCGTCAGGCCAGTCTCCATGTTCCAGATGTGCAGACACCTTATCAGCTCATGGGAAATATCTGGCTTTGGGTTTTAACACTCATTCTTATAATGACCCGATATTCATCCCTGAATAAAAAGACAGGATTCGTGTAA
- a CDS encoding DNA methyltransferase — MARKPSVKNDTLKTIAPTWSHIQKQAEQFVLKYRNSTREQADSKVFIRDFLVDLYGIDPIQAGNYERQVGKLGNKYGFIDYFLPGKLVIEFKSAGKDLDLALLQALDYHQGLAQEERPRYILTCDFAHFHLHDLLDKANDLEFSLEDLPKYVKAFGFLIDHESEYAEPEKLVDIRAAELMGSLHDELKESGYGGHDLEVLLVRLLFCLFADDTGIFEFHAFQTLIQKRTHPDGSNLFSELAAFFDTLNKPENKRLKNLPDYLAGFPYINGKLFEETISTVYANAKIRDILLSCSGEDWSAISPAIFGSLFQTVMEEDQDGKRRNLGAHYTSENNILKLIRPLFLDELYAGLEACGSNRAKLEKFHDRLASLRFLDPACGCGNFLIIAYRELRRLEMKVLDLLYPKNRQGHRQLVLDIGPIIKVNVDQFYGIELEEFPAQVAQVAMWLMDHLMNREVSSLFGRTFTRLPLVKSAAIQHGNALTLEWPKVDCILGNPPFVGAKYMDASQKKDVSLVFKGIKNSGLLDYVAAWYVKAARGMKKTPVKCAFVSTNSICQGEQVGVLWSWMLDQGMKIFFVHRTFQWSNEARGKAAVHCVIVGFTHGDLPSKQIFEYENIKGEPESIQVKNINPYLVDAPDVVVQNRKNPLCPVPQIGIGNKPIDGGHYLFTEEEKASFLAVEPKAAPYFRRWLGAHEFLNGYHRYCLWLGDCPPKELRKMPECLKRIEAVRELRKNSKSKPTQKLAETPTRFHVENMPDGEYLIIPEVSSERRFYIPIGFEMSDTLASNKLRLLPNASLYEFGIIHSCMHMAWVRAVTGRLKSDFQYSIKVVYNNFPWPESPTEKQKQTVSTASQKVLDARKTFPDSTLADLYDPLTMPSVLSKAHQALDKAVDACYGVKNFPNEAKRVAFLFSLYDHYLQKEALSSETGGKQE; from the coding sequence ATGGCCAGAAAACCTTCTGTAAAAAATGATACCTTGAAAACCATTGCTCCCACCTGGAGCCATATACAGAAACAGGCGGAGCAGTTTGTCCTGAAATACAGAAATTCTACCCGTGAGCAGGCAGACAGCAAGGTTTTCATCCGGGATTTTCTTGTTGATCTTTATGGAATAGACCCCATACAGGCTGGAAATTATGAGCGTCAGGTCGGAAAATTAGGAAATAAATACGGTTTCATTGACTATTTTCTGCCCGGAAAACTGGTCATAGAGTTCAAGTCCGCAGGCAAGGATCTTGATCTGGCATTGCTTCAGGCACTGGATTACCATCAGGGGCTGGCTCAGGAAGAGCGTCCCCGCTATATCCTCACATGTGATTTTGCCCATTTTCACCTCCATGACCTGCTGGACAAAGCCAATGATCTGGAATTTTCTCTTGAAGACCTGCCAAAATATGTGAAAGCTTTCGGCTTTCTCATCGACCATGAATCAGAATATGCAGAACCTGAAAAACTGGTGGATATCCGTGCTGCGGAACTGATGGGAAGCCTGCACGATGAACTCAAGGAAAGCGGCTACGGAGGCCATGATCTTGAAGTACTGCTGGTTCGCCTGCTCTTCTGCCTGTTTGCAGATGATACCGGTATCTTTGAGTTTCATGCCTTTCAAACCCTGATTCAGAAACGAACACATCCCGACGGAAGCAATTTATTCAGCGAGCTGGCCGCCTTTTTCGATACCCTCAACAAACCGGAAAACAAACGGCTTAAAAATTTGCCGGATTATCTTGCCGGTTTTCCCTACATCAATGGAAAACTGTTTGAAGAAACCATTTCAACGGTTTATGCCAACGCAAAAATCCGAGACATCCTCCTTTCATGTTCCGGGGAAGACTGGAGTGCCATTTCCCCAGCAATTTTCGGATCGCTGTTCCAGACCGTCATGGAAGAAGATCAGGACGGAAAACGCAGGAATCTTGGAGCGCATTACACCTCTGAAAACAATATTCTCAAACTGATCCGCCCATTGTTCCTTGATGAACTCTATGCAGGGCTGGAAGCCTGCGGAAGCAACAGGGCGAAACTGGAGAAGTTCCACGACAGGCTGGCCTCCCTGCGGTTTTTAGACCCGGCATGTGGCTGCGGAAATTTTCTCATCATTGCTTACCGCGAACTCCGTCGTCTGGAGATGAAGGTGCTGGATCTCCTGTATCCGAAAAACCGGCAGGGGCACCGCCAGCTTGTTCTCGATATCGGCCCCATCATCAAAGTGAATGTGGATCAGTTCTATGGCATCGAGCTGGAAGAGTTCCCTGCTCAGGTGGCCCAGGTGGCCATGTGGCTCATGGATCACCTGATGAACCGAGAAGTTTCCAGCCTGTTCGGGAGAACCTTTACCCGCCTTCCGCTTGTGAAGTCTGCGGCCATCCAGCACGGGAACGCACTGACGCTTGAGTGGCCAAAGGTGGATTGTATTCTGGGCAATCCGCCCTTTGTGGGAGCAAAATACATGGATGCCAGCCAGAAAAAGGATGTCTCCCTTGTATTCAAAGGCATTAAAAACAGCGGCTTACTGGATTATGTTGCTGCATGGTATGTGAAAGCGGCCAGAGGAATGAAAAAAACTCCCGTGAAATGTGCCTTTGTATCCACCAATTCCATCTGTCAGGGGGAACAGGTCGGAGTTCTTTGGAGCTGGATGCTGGATCAGGGAATGAAGATTTTTTTCGTCCACCGGACATTCCAGTGGAGTAATGAGGCCAGAGGCAAAGCTGCCGTACACTGTGTCATTGTGGGATTTACCCATGGTGATCTGCCCAGCAAACAGATTTTTGAATATGAAAATATCAAGGGCGAACCGGAATCTATTCAAGTAAAAAACATCAACCCCTATCTGGTGGATGCGCCGGATGTGGTGGTGCAGAACCGAAAAAATCCGCTGTGCCCGGTTCCCCAGATCGGTATCGGAAACAAACCCATTGACGGTGGTCATTACCTGTTTACAGAAGAGGAAAAGGCATCCTTTCTGGCCGTGGAGCCAAAAGCCGCCCCATACTTCAGACGCTGGCTCGGAGCGCATGAATTTCTGAATGGCTACCATCGCTACTGTCTCTGGCTCGGCGATTGCCCGCCCAAAGAGCTGCGAAAGATGCCCGAGTGCCTGAAGCGTATCGAAGCGGTGCGGGAACTCCGTAAGAACAGTAAAAGCAAACCGACCCAGAAACTTGCTGAAACGCCAACCCGGTTTCATGTCGAAAACATGCCGGATGGGGAATACCTTATTATTCCGGAGGTATCATCGGAGCGCCGTTTTTATATTCCTATTGGTTTTGAAATGTCCGACACTCTAGCAAGCAATAAACTTAGACTTTTGCCTAATGCATCTTTATATGAATTTGGCATAATTCATTCATGCATGCATATGGCATGGGTTCGTGCGGTGACTGGTCGGCTAAAAAGTGATTTTCAATATTCAATAAAGGTTGTTTATAATAACTTCCCATGGCCGGAGAGTCCCACAGAAAAACAAAAGCAGACTGTCAGTACAGCCAGCCAGAAAGTCCTTGATGCCCGTAAGACATTCCCGGATTCCACCCTTGCGGATCTCTATGACCCCCTCACCATGCCATCCGTCCTGAGCAAGGCACATCAGGCTTTGGATAAAGCGGTGGATGCCTGTTATGGGGTCAAAAATTTTCCAAACGAGGCAAAACGTGTGGCATTCCTGTTTTCCCTGTACGATCACTACCTGCAAAAAGAAGCCTTATCTTCTGAAACAGGGGGAAAACAAGAATGA
- a CDS encoding DUF262 domain-containing protein: protein MATMNFNTTNATFRQLLGNGLSYRVPPFQRDYSWGDDEWDDLWQDILGLFENDGEPAHYMGYLVLQSSDNKRFDIIDGQQRLTTLSIMILTCLGHMQDLIRSNLDAENNARRKEQLQNSYIGYLDPVSLVPRSKLELNRHNNRFYQTYLVPIEKIPQRGLNASEHQLRKAFNWFKDKVRSRTGATVNSGKELAAFIESLVDKLFFTVITVTDELNAFKVFETLNARGVRLSATDLLKNYLFSVISSQDTHETELKALEERWERIVGLLGSESFPEFLRIFWNSRNRLVRKSDLFKTIRRRIATRDSAFELLRDLDHSAAVYAALRDPQDPSWKSDEKVALAQLIMFNVRQPLAMLLSCHTRFHETDRADFTRIMKAVAIVSFRYNVICNLQTHEQERLYNEIAWRVSSGSCTRPSEVISALRNVYPDDTRFKVAFADKELRTTNSRNKKVVRYILFEIEKQRSGQDFDFESATYNLEHILPEHPSEDWSYIEESKQDRLIYRIGNMTPLETSRNRDLGNADYSTKRQVFQQSTFQITRAVSEHYETWDETKIEARQKQLANLAAGIWKIEFGG from the coding sequence ATGGCAACAATGAATTTCAATACCACAAACGCTACTTTCCGCCAGTTGCTTGGAAATGGCCTGAGTTACCGCGTTCCACCCTTTCAGAGGGATTACTCCTGGGGCGATGATGAATGGGATGATCTCTGGCAGGACATCCTAGGGCTTTTTGAAAACGATGGAGAACCCGCTCACTACATGGGCTACCTTGTTCTTCAGTCCTCCGATAATAAGCGGTTTGACATTATTGACGGTCAGCAGCGACTGACCACACTCAGCATCATGATTCTTACCTGTCTGGGACATATGCAAGATCTTATCCGCAGCAACCTGGATGCAGAAAACAATGCCAGGCGCAAGGAGCAGCTGCAAAACAGCTACATCGGCTACCTTGATCCCGTAAGCCTGGTACCCCGCTCCAAACTGGAGCTGAACCGTCATAATAACCGTTTCTATCAAACCTATCTGGTTCCTATTGAAAAGATCCCCCAGCGGGGCCTTAATGCCTCTGAACATCAGTTACGCAAGGCCTTTAACTGGTTTAAAGACAAGGTCAGATCACGCACTGGAGCAACAGTAAACAGTGGTAAGGAACTTGCGGCTTTCATTGAATCCCTTGTAGATAAGCTATTCTTTACCGTCATCACGGTAACTGACGAGTTAAATGCGTTCAAGGTATTTGAGACCCTCAATGCCAGGGGGGTAAGGCTTTCAGCAACGGATTTGTTAAAAAATTATCTTTTTTCTGTTATCAGTTCACAGGATACCCATGAAACAGAGCTGAAGGCCTTAGAGGAACGATGGGAACGCATCGTTGGTCTTTTGGGGAGCGAGAGTTTTCCAGAATTCCTGCGGATATTCTGGAACAGCCGCAACAGGCTTGTCCGCAAATCCGATTTATTCAAAACAATTCGAAGACGGATCGCTACACGGGATTCGGCCTTTGAATTGTTGCGGGATCTGGATCATTCAGCAGCTGTCTATGCCGCACTCCGTGACCCCCAGGATCCTTCCTGGAAGAGCGACGAAAAGGTCGCACTTGCGCAGTTGATTATGTTTAATGTACGCCAGCCGCTGGCCATGCTCTTGTCATGTCATACCAGATTCCATGAGACTGACAGAGCAGACTTCACCCGCATTATGAAGGCTGTGGCGATCGTTTCCTTTCGTTATAATGTGATATGCAACCTTCAGACCCATGAGCAGGAACGCCTGTACAACGAGATTGCCTGGAGAGTCTCTTCTGGTAGCTGCACCCGGCCATCTGAAGTGATTTCCGCACTCCGGAACGTGTATCCCGATGACACCCGGTTCAAGGTCGCTTTTGCTGATAAAGAACTGCGCACAACAAACAGTCGAAACAAAAAAGTGGTGCGTTATATCCTCTTCGAAATAGAGAAACAGCGCTCTGGGCAGGATTTTGATTTTGAAAGTGCCACATACAACCTGGAGCATATTCTTCCTGAGCATCCTTCCGAAGACTGGTCATACATCGAGGAATCCAAACAGGATCGCCTGATCTACAGAATCGGAAACATGACTCCCCTTGAAACCAGCCGAAACCGGGATCTGGGCAATGCAGACTATTCCACGAAACGACAGGTTTTTCAGCAGAGTACCTTTCAAATTACCAGAGCAGTTTCAGAACATTATGAGACCTGGGATGAGACAAAAATAGAAGCCAGACAAAAACAGCTGGCAAATCTTGCTGCTGGCATTTGGAAAATTGAATTCGGAGGGTAA
- a CDS encoding DUF1566 domain-containing protein — MKEKRVHIKGLFRKKLVIFLGMMVLLGVTGAVQAAQQPFDPSRFQEVAGSNGAIARDTSTGLEWQRCAYGEIWAGSGCSGTAWEGTWDDAVRVTASDGFRVPNIDELKTLAPYDQNVFPGPYKFWSSTPNGSLRIYALGIHFKYGAVGNSPKSDNFRVRLVRAGQ, encoded by the coding sequence ATGAAAGAAAAACGGGTTCATATTAAGGGGCTTTTCAGAAAAAAACTGGTTATTTTTCTGGGGATGATGGTGCTTTTGGGTGTTACAGGAGCTGTACAGGCAGCGCAGCAGCCGTTCGATCCTTCCCGGTTTCAAGAGGTAGCTGGAAGCAACGGTGCCATAGCCAGGGATACGAGTACGGGCCTGGAATGGCAGCGCTGTGCTTATGGTGAGATTTGGGCAGGTTCAGGCTGTAGCGGAACAGCCTGGGAAGGAACCTGGGATGATGCAGTAAGAGTGACAGCTTCGGATGGATTTCGGGTTCCGAACATTGATGAGTTGAAGACTCTGGCACCTTATGATCAGAATGTTTTTCCTGGTCCATATAAGTTTTGGTCTTCCACGCCTAATGGCAGCCTCAGAATCTATGCGTTGGGCATCCATTTCAAATACGGAGCTGTTGGCAACAGCCCCAAGAGCGACAACTTCCGTGTACGTCTTGTGCGTGCCGGACAGTGA
- a CDS encoding ABC transporter ATP-binding protein yields the protein MDKFDEGFGEKSVLDIQNLSHTFFPGTPNAVQALQGVSLHIEEESFTAIIGTNGSGKSTLLNAMSGTFLADQGKILLDGQDITRWPEHRRAAPMGRVFQNPFAGTAAEMTLAENLVIAMRRGLKRPLSTALSRQVREEMAERVASLKMGLENRLDNPIGTLSGGQRQALTLLMATWLRPKLLLLDEHTAALDPKSAAQVADLTRRIIRSERLTALMVTHSMQQSVELPDRIVMMHKGKIVEDYAEERKGRVRVPDLMAAFDRVKRGELFDASVAEVVAEQYV from the coding sequence GTGGATAAATTTGATGAAGGATTTGGGGAAAAAAGCGTGCTTGACATCCAAAATCTCTCCCATACCTTTTTTCCCGGCACCCCCAATGCGGTTCAGGCCCTTCAGGGGGTATCCCTGCACATTGAAGAAGAAAGCTTCACCGCCATCATCGGCACCAACGGTTCCGGAAAAAGCACCCTTCTCAATGCGATGTCGGGCACTTTTCTGGCCGATCAGGGAAAAATTCTTCTGGACGGACAGGACATCACCCGCTGGCCCGAGCACAGACGGGCTGCCCCCATGGGCCGGGTTTTTCAGAATCCCTTTGCCGGAACGGCTGCGGAAATGACCCTTGCGGAGAACCTTGTCATTGCCATGCGAAGGGGACTGAAACGTCCCCTTTCCACCGCCCTTTCCCGGCAGGTGAGAGAGGAAATGGCCGAACGGGTGGCCTCTTTGAAAATGGGCCTTGAAAACCGCCTGGATAATCCTATCGGCACCCTGTCCGGCGGTCAGCGTCAGGCCCTGACCCTGCTCATGGCCACCTGGCTCAGGCCGAAGCTTCTGCTTCTCGACGAACATACGGCGGCACTGGATCCTAAAAGTGCGGCCCAGGTGGCGGATCTCACCCGGCGGATCATCCGCAGCGAAAGGCTCACGGCCCTCATGGTCACCCATTCCATGCAGCAGTCCGTGGAACTTCCCGACCGCATTGTCATGATGCACAAAGGAAAAATAGTGGAGGATTACGCAGAAGAAAGAAAGGGCCGGGTGCGCGTCCCGGATCTCATGGCAGCCTTTGACCGGGTGAAACGAGGGGAGCTTTTCGATGCTTCCGTAGCGGAGGTGGTGGCGGAGCAGTATGTATGA
- a CDS encoding ParA family protein, which produces MTAPVLTFFNNKGGVGKTSLIYHLAWMFARLGRGVVVLDLDPQANLTAAFLDEDHIEALWNAEGAGSTIYQCVSPLAGVADIAPPLLQPMAENLHLLPGDIRLSGFEEALSKEWPDSMGDSNLYRPMRILSAFWQVMQMAGDQVQAEILLADIGPNLGAINRSVLLATDYVAIPLGADLFSLQGLSNLGPTLRSWKNLWQKRLNNWEESPEKRHYPDFRLPSGKMQPIGYLCQQHGVLLERPVKAYDKWVQRIPAVYREAVLNEAPVQNLRQEDDPFCLATIRHYRSLVPMAQERRKPIFNLTSADGAIGSHAHAVSDARRDFRILAEKIAEKTGLAPAPKPWHP; this is translated from the coding sequence ATGACTGCGCCCGTACTGACCTTTTTCAACAACAAGGGAGGAGTTGGAAAAACCTCCCTCATTTACCATCTGGCCTGGATGTTCGCCCGTCTCGGCAGAGGGGTGGTGGTTCTGGATCTGGATCCCCAGGCCAACCTGACCGCAGCCTTTCTTGATGAAGACCACATTGAGGCGCTCTGGAATGCGGAGGGTGCAGGCAGCACCATTTACCAGTGCGTCAGCCCCCTTGCCGGTGTGGCGGATATTGCCCCTCCCCTGCTTCAGCCCATGGCGGAAAATCTCCATCTCCTGCCGGGAGACATCCGGCTCTCCGGCTTTGAGGAGGCGCTCTCCAAAGAGTGGCCGGACAGCATGGGCGACAGCAACCTCTACCGGCCTATGCGCATCCTCAGCGCCTTCTGGCAGGTCATGCAGATGGCCGGAGATCAGGTGCAGGCGGAGATTCTTCTTGCTGACATCGGCCCCAACCTTGGTGCCATCAACCGTTCTGTCCTCCTGGCAACGGACTACGTCGCCATTCCCCTGGGAGCCGACCTTTTTTCCCTCCAGGGGTTAAGCAACCTCGGCCCCACCTTAAGAAGCTGGAAAAACCTGTGGCAAAAACGTCTCAACAACTGGGAAGAGAGCCCCGAAAAAAGGCACTACCCGGATTTCAGACTGCCTTCCGGCAAGATGCAGCCCATCGGCTATCTCTGTCAGCAGCATGGGGTTCTTCTGGAACGCCCGGTAAAGGCCTATGACAAGTGGGTGCAGCGCATTCCCGCCGTTTATCGGGAAGCCGTTCTGAATGAAGCCCCGGTTCAGAATCTGCGGCAGGAAGACGATCCTTTCTGTCTTGCCACCATCCGGCATTACCGCAGCCTGGTGCCCATGGCCCAGGAACGCCGCAAGCCCATTTTCAACCTCACCTCCGCCGATGGGGCCATTGGCAGCCATGCCCATGCGGTGAGTGATGCACGGAGGGACTTCAGAATCCTTGCGGAAAAAATCGCTGAAAAGACAGGGCTGGCCCCAGCCCCCAAGCCATGGCACCCCTGA
- a CDS encoding ATP-binding protein has translation MKRFSDQELLDLLNSLESDRVERKESFKGEVPKKARQAVCAFANDLPNHNAPGILFIGAKDNGEPSGLEVTDQLLLSLADMKTDGNILPLPVLSVEKRLLKGSAMAVVTVMPSDMPPVKYEGRIWIRTGPRRSIANEQEERILNEKRRYKNLPFDLHPIPSAAVTDLSKLIFESEFLPSAFAADVLESNGRSYGERLSSCKMIVSPDTTTPTVLGLLTLGKSPQDFLPGACIQFLRIDGTDLADPVLDAETMGGAFVEMLRRAEEKLKSHNRIGVDATSGPTHRTDMPYPPAAMQQILYNAVLHRTYENTHAPVRVYWFNDRIEITSPGGPYGNVTSENFGRPGITDYRNPNIGDVLKTFGFIQAFGRGIAIARREMEKNGNPPPEFETSPSAVMCTLRRKA, from the coding sequence ATGAAAAGATTTTCTGATCAGGAACTGCTGGATCTTCTCAATTCTCTGGAATCGGATCGGGTGGAGCGAAAAGAAAGCTTTAAGGGGGAGGTTCCGAAAAAGGCCAGACAGGCTGTCTGCGCCTTTGCCAATGACCTTCCGAATCACAATGCTCCGGGCATTCTTTTCATTGGCGCAAAGGACAATGGCGAACCCTCAGGCCTTGAGGTGACAGATCAGCTTCTGCTTTCACTTGCGGACATGAAAACCGACGGAAACATTTTGCCCCTGCCCGTTCTTTCTGTGGAAAAACGGCTTTTAAAAGGTTCCGCCATGGCTGTTGTCACCGTGATGCCCTCCGATATGCCGCCGGTCAAATATGAGGGCCGTATCTGGATTCGCACCGGCCCCCGGCGCTCCATCGCCAACGAACAGGAAGAACGAATCCTCAATGAAAAAAGGCGTTATAAGAACCTGCCCTTTGATCTCCACCCCATCCCGTCAGCAGCAGTCACCGACCTTTCAAAACTCATTTTTGAAAGCGAATTTCTTCCTTCAGCCTTTGCCGCCGATGTGCTGGAATCCAACGGCCGCAGCTATGGGGAAAGACTGTCAAGCTGCAAAATGATCGTTTCCCCAGACACCACAACACCCACGGTGCTGGGACTCCTTACCTTGGGCAAAAGCCCGCAGGACTTTCTGCCGGGGGCCTGTATTCAGTTTTTGCGGATTGACGGGACAGACCTTGCAGACCCTGTTCTGGATGCGGAAACCATGGGCGGAGCCTTTGTTGAAATGCTGCGCCGGGCGGAAGAAAAACTCAAATCCCATAACCGCATCGGCGTAGATGCCACCTCTGGCCCGACCCACAGAACGGACATGCCCTATCCGCCAGCAGCAATGCAGCAGATTCTGTACAACGCCGTACTCCACCGCACATACGAAAACACCCATGCCCCTGTCCGGGTGTACTGGTTCAACGACAGAATCGAAATCACCAGTCCGGGCGGGCCTTACGGAAACGTCACCTCTGAAAACTTCGGCAGGCCCGGAATCACGGATTACCGCAACCCCAATATCGGGGATGTGCTGAAGACCTTCGGTTTCATTCAGGCCTTTGGAAGGGGCATTGCCATCGCACGGAGGGAAATGGAAAAAAACGGAAATCCGCCCCCGGAATTTGAAACCAGCCCGAGTGCGGTGATGTGCACATTGAGGAGAAAAGCATGA